One genomic segment of Desulfomicrobium sp. ZS1 includes these proteins:
- a CDS encoding ribonuclease J, with amino-acid sequence MPESHVTLTPLGGLGEIGMNCMALETEQSMILVDCGLMFPDVILYGVDVVIPRMDFIVSRKHKLKGIILTHGHEDHIGALAWLVPYLQEVPLYGSEFTLRLAMKRLQERTLDSHVKLHPVRARERVELGEFAVTFMPVCHSIIEGFGLGIETPAGRIVHTGDFKIDRNPQGGHATDLDAFAKFSSEGVLLMLSDSTNVEREGFSLTEQEIQDSLDEVFAEAKGRILVTLFATHIQRMQEIFDLAAKHGRRVAFTGRSLVTNIDVAKDLGHLRFNRENSCDMEELAYLDDDKIVILLTGSQGEPLSALSRVARSEHRQINIHKGDTVIMSSRFIPGNTRAITRVINDLYRHGASVLYEKVQAIHASGHAHKEELRIMLDTVHPKFFVPVHGEYRHLFKHAELAVSRGIAPERALILENGHPVTLSTSGIRLEEAVFAESILVDGKGVGDVGQSVLKERQILGGEGLVIVLLVQDEFGTIVFGPSIQSKGFIFEQHFSHILEDAKCIILDVMEGNPGCEAYKLEEKIRSSLRRFFRKVLERDPIVIPLIARV; translated from the coding sequence ATGCCCGAATCGCACGTTACCCTCACCCCCCTTGGCGGGCTGGGAGAAATAGGCATGAACTGCATGGCCCTGGAGACCGAGCAGAGCATGATCCTGGTGGACTGCGGGCTCATGTTTCCGGACGTCATCCTTTATGGCGTGGACGTGGTCATCCCCCGCATGGATTTCATCGTCAGCCGCAAGCACAAATTGAAGGGCATCATCCTGACCCACGGCCACGAGGACCATATCGGGGCGTTAGCCTGGCTTGTCCCCTACCTGCAGGAAGTCCCACTTTACGGCTCCGAGTTCACCCTGCGCCTAGCAATGAAACGCTTGCAGGAGCGCACCCTCGACTCCCACGTGAAGCTGCACCCGGTGCGCGCGCGGGAGCGGGTCGAGCTGGGCGAATTCGCCGTGACCTTCATGCCCGTCTGCCACAGCATCATCGAGGGCTTCGGGCTCGGTATCGAGACCCCGGCCGGACGCATCGTGCACACGGGCGATTTCAAGATCGACCGCAACCCCCAGGGCGGGCACGCCACCGACCTTGACGCCTTCGCCAAATTTTCAAGCGAGGGCGTGCTGCTCATGCTCTCCGACTCCACCAACGTCGAACGCGAAGGTTTCTCCCTGACGGAACAGGAAATCCAGGACTCTCTGGATGAAGTCTTTGCCGAGGCCAAGGGGCGCATTCTGGTCACCCTTTTCGCCACCCATATCCAGCGCATGCAGGAAATTTTCGACCTTGCGGCCAAGCACGGACGCAGGGTGGCCTTCACCGGGCGCAGCCTGGTCACCAACATCGACGTTGCCAAGGATCTCGGGCATCTGCGCTTCAACCGCGAAAATTCCTGCGACATGGAAGAGTTGGCCTATCTTGACGACGACAAAATCGTCATTCTGCTGACCGGCTCCCAGGGTGAACCCCTTTCGGCCTTGAGCCGCGTGGCCCGGAGCGAGCACCGGCAGATCAACATCCACAAGGGCGACACGGTGATCATGTCCTCGCGCTTCATCCCGGGCAACACCAGGGCCATCACCCGGGTCATCAACGACCTCTACCGGCACGGGGCTAGCGTACTCTACGAAAAAGTGCAGGCCATCCACGCCTCGGGCCATGCCCACAAGGAAGAGCTGCGGATCATGCTCGACACGGTCCATCCCAAATTTTTCGTGCCGGTGCATGGCGAATACCGCCACCTTTTCAAGCACGCCGAACTGGCCGTTTCGCGGGGCATCGCGCCGGAACGCGCACTGATCCTGGAGAACGGCCACCCCGTGACCCTGTCCACGTCGGGCATCCGTCTGGAGGAAGCGGTCTTCGCGGAGTCCATCCTGGTCGACGGCAAGGGCGTGGGCGACGTAGGCCAGAGCGTGCTCAAGGAACGCCAGATCCTGGGCGGCGAAGGGCTCGTCATTGTGCTCCTGGTGCAGGACGAATTCGGGACCATCGTCTTCGGCCCCAGCATCCAGTCCAAGGGGTTCATCTTTGAACAGCATTTCTCCCACATCCTTGAAGACGCCAAGTGCATCATATTAGATGTCATGGAAGGCAACCCCGGCTGCGAGGCCTACAAGCTCGAAGAGAAAATCAGGTCCTCCCTGCGCCGCTTTTTCCGCAAGGTCCTGGAACGCGACCCCATCGTCATTCCCCTCATCGCCCGGGTATAA
- the frr gene encoding ribosome recycling factor, with translation MEQHTQDCTNRMQKSIDSLEKDFSKLRTGRASTALVDSIRVDYYGTPTPLNQVASVSIPDSRTISISPWDRNAFNCIEKAIMKSDLGLTPINDGRAIRINIPVLTEERRKDLVKMAKKYTEEAKVAIRNVRRDVNDALKKMHTAKEISEDDLHKAQDEVQKTTDNFVKKADAILAEKEKEIMEI, from the coding sequence ATGGAACAGCACACACAGGATTGCACGAACAGGATGCAGAAAAGCATCGACAGTCTGGAAAAGGATTTTTCCAAACTGCGCACCGGCCGCGCCTCCACGGCACTGGTCGACAGCATCCGGGTTGACTACTACGGCACCCCGACCCCGCTTAATCAGGTTGCGTCCGTTTCCATCCCGGACAGCCGCACGATTTCCATCTCCCCCTGGGACCGCAACGCCTTCAATTGCATCGAGAAGGCCATCATGAAGTCGGACCTGGGGCTGACCCCCATCAACGATGGCCGGGCCATCCGCATCAACATCCCGGTCCTGACCGAGGAACGCCGCAAGGACCTGGTCAAGATGGCCAAAAAATATACGGAAGAGGCCAAGGTCGCCATCCGCAACGTGCGCCGGGACGTCAATGACGCACTGAAGAAAATGCACACTGCCAAGGAAATCAGCGAAGACGATCTGCACAAGGCTCAGGATGAGGTCCAGAAAACCACGGACAACTTCGTGAAAAAGGCTGATGCGATCCTGGCCGAAAAAGAAAAGGAAATCATGGAGATCTAG
- the yqeC gene encoding selenium cofactor biosynthesis protein YqeC, with protein MPETIAEALGLPERGLLSLVGAGGKTTVMFRLAAELTARGLRVACATTTKIFPPTPDQARLVLAENNEHFLDACRESMAQRRPVCVAWRMENCKLLGLPPEFIHRLLDSGICDWILVEADGARGLPLKAPAKHEPVIPERSTHVLALAGLTAIGTALDEDHICRSGRYAELSGLLPSAPVTPDSVARVCNHPDGMFKGAPAKARCLLWLNQADTPDALAHGLEILGRLRAGDCLPRRVVVGVAMCAPCVMEVWEP; from the coding sequence ATGCCGGAGACCATCGCCGAGGCCCTGGGCCTGCCCGAGCGCGGGCTCCTCAGCCTCGTCGGGGCGGGCGGCAAGACCACGGTCATGTTCCGGCTGGCCGCGGAGTTGACCGCGCGGGGCCTGCGTGTCGCTTGCGCCACGACGACGAAGATCTTTCCGCCGACACCGGACCAGGCTCGCCTTGTCCTGGCGGAGAACAACGAGCATTTCCTTGACGCATGCCGCGAGTCCATGGCTCAGAGGAGGCCGGTCTGCGTTGCCTGGCGGATGGAGAACTGCAAGCTTCTGGGGCTGCCGCCGGAGTTCATCCACAGGCTGCTCGATTCCGGAATCTGCGACTGGATCCTGGTGGAGGCCGACGGCGCGCGCGGGCTGCCCCTCAAGGCTCCGGCCAAGCACGAACCGGTCATTCCCGAACGCAGCACGCATGTGCTGGCCCTGGCCGGCCTGACGGCCATCGGGACAGCTCTGGACGAAGACCACATCTGTAGAAGCGGACGCTATGCGGAGCTAAGCGGCCTGCTCCCGAGCGCCCCGGTCACCCCGGACTCCGTCGCCAGGGTCTGCAACCATCCGGACGGCATGTTCAAGGGCGCGCCCGCGAAAGCGCGGTGTCTGCTCTGGCTGAACCAGGCCGACACTCCGGACGCGCTGGCGCACGGCCTTGAAATCCTGGGCCGGTTGCGCGCGGGCGATTGCCTGCCACGACGCGTGGTTGTGGGCGTGGCCATGTGCGCCCCCTGCGTGATGGAGGTCTGGGAGCCATGA
- the flgM gene encoding flagellar biosynthesis anti-sigma factor FlgM, which produces MTINTIKPFSGYESTRLDHLEQQRQEHQKPVANQDSGTDRISISDEARLKMSMLRTAQEDDGVRADKVADVKARIEAGEYEANGKDIAASLLRQELDIWG; this is translated from the coding sequence ATGACGATCAACACTATCAAACCATTCAGCGGTTACGAGTCTACGCGACTGGACCATCTGGAGCAGCAGCGCCAGGAACACCAGAAGCCCGTCGCCAATCAGGACAGCGGCACCGACCGCATCTCCATTTCCGATGAAGCGCGGCTCAAGATGAGCATGCTGAGAACTGCCCAGGAAGACGACGGGGTAAGGGCCGACAAGGTCGCCGACGTAAAGGCCAGGATCGAGGCGGGAGAGTATGAGGCAAACGGCAAGGATATCGCGGCCAGCCTGCTCAGGCAGGAACTGGATATCTGGGGCTGA
- a CDS encoding NAD(+)/NADH kinase: protein MAQQIRRWLVGEGRSARIVVSSKEKVHCVSTWGDADMILTLGGDGTLLAVARAVQDLGIPILGLNLGKVGFLTELSPTDWRETLTLILRGEYDMSRRLVISFHVLRRGQEYYRGYAINDLVISCGSLARMIRLDMWYGTDHLGTVRADGMIVATPTGSSGYSISAGGPLIYPELNVFALTPICPFLHAFRPMVLPFENALRVLVLDADPDVYLTQDGQTGVVLAAGDNIFASRAEKRLNLIRPLHSQYADKLKSKGFVRES, encoded by the coding sequence ATGGCCCAGCAAATCCGGCGCTGGCTCGTGGGCGAGGGCCGCTCGGCACGGATTGTCGTGTCCTCCAAGGAGAAGGTGCACTGCGTCTCGACCTGGGGGGATGCGGACATGATCCTGACTCTGGGAGGGGACGGGACCCTGCTCGCCGTGGCCAGGGCCGTGCAGGATCTGGGTATTCCCATTCTGGGGCTCAACCTCGGCAAGGTGGGATTTCTGACGGAACTCTCTCCCACGGACTGGCGGGAAACCCTGACGCTCATTCTGCGCGGGGAGTACGACATGTCCCGGCGGCTGGTCATCAGTTTTCACGTACTTCGGCGCGGTCAGGAGTATTACCGGGGCTATGCCATAAACGATCTGGTCATCAGTTGCGGGAGCTTGGCGCGCATGATCCGGCTCGACATGTGGTACGGGACCGACCACCTGGGCACGGTGCGGGCCGACGGCATGATCGTGGCTACGCCGACCGGCTCCTCGGGCTATTCCATTTCCGCCGGTGGCCCGCTCATCTACCCGGAGCTCAACGTCTTCGCCCTGACCCCTATCTGTCCTTTCCTGCACGCTTTCAGGCCTATGGTCCTGCCTTTCGAGAACGCCCTGCGCGTCCTGGTCCTCGACGCTGACCCGGATGTCTACCTGACCCAGGACGGCCAGACCGGAGTGGTCCTGGCCGCCGGAGACAATATTTTCGCCTCCAGAGCCGAAAAAAGACTCAACCTGATCCGCCCCCTGCACTCCCAGTACGCAGACAAGCTCAAGTCCAAGGGGTTTGTGCGGGAGAGTTGA
- the pyrH gene encoding UMP kinase produces the protein MEKLRYGRVMLKLSGEALAGEQGFGIEPQTIQSICQELAEAASMGVQLSMVIGGGNIFRGISVSSKGMDRASADYMGMLATVMNALAVQDALEKLGITTRVMTAIDMKEVAEPYIRRRAIRHLEKGRVVICAAGTGIPYFTTDTAAALRAMELKCEAILKATRVNGVYDKDPEKHSDAVMFNRLTYLDVLQRRLKVMDSAAISLCMDNKLPIGVFNLFVPGNIQRVVRGEEVGTIVQGE, from the coding sequence ATGGAGAAACTCCGATACGGCAGAGTCATGCTCAAGCTGAGCGGCGAGGCCCTGGCCGGAGAGCAGGGCTTCGGCATCGAACCCCAGACCATCCAGTCCATTTGTCAAGAGCTTGCCGAAGCTGCTTCCATGGGCGTGCAGCTCAGCATGGTCATCGGCGGCGGCAACATTTTTCGCGGCATTTCCGTGTCCTCCAAGGGCATGGACCGCGCCTCGGCCGACTACATGGGCATGCTGGCCACGGTCATGAATGCCCTGGCGGTACAGGATGCCCTGGAAAAACTGGGCATCACGACCCGCGTTATGACCGCCATCGATATGAAGGAAGTGGCCGAGCCCTACATCCGGCGCCGCGCCATCCGTCACCTCGAAAAAGGCCGCGTGGTTATCTGCGCTGCCGGAACGGGCATTCCCTATTTCACCACGGACACGGCGGCAGCGCTCAGAGCCATGGAGCTTAAATGCGAGGCCATCCTCAAAGCCACCAGGGTCAACGGCGTCTATGACAAAGATCCCGAAAAGCATTCCGACGCAGTCATGTTCAACAGATTGACCTATCTGGACGTGTTGCAGCGTCGCCTCAAAGTCATGGATTCCGCAGCGATATCCCTTTGCATGGACAACAAACTCCCCATCGGGGTCTTCAACCTCTTTGTACCCGGCAACATCCAGCGGGTGGTCAGGGGCGAAGAAGTCGGAACAATTGTTCAAGGAGAATGA
- a CDS encoding NTP transferase domain-containing protein has translation MTVRGVILAAGLGRRMGTVKQLLPFRGRPLLQHVIDAARASRLENLLLILGHAHDQVLPQLDTHGLEVIVNRDFAAGQSTSVRAGLEHRADADGIMYLLGDQPLLNADTINTLIDCFLRERPWAAVPVHHGQPGNPVIIGRPLMADLAALCGDIGARRLLRQSQFVRRVEVDDSAILRDVDTMEDYLALLATGESCRDEIFRP, from the coding sequence ATGACCGTACGCGGCGTCATCCTCGCGGCCGGGCTTGGACGGCGCATGGGCACCGTCAAGCAGCTCCTGCCCTTTCGCGGCAGGCCGCTGCTGCAGCACGTCATCGACGCCGCACGGGCTTCCCGCCTCGAAAACCTGCTGCTGATCCTCGGTCATGCCCATGACCAGGTGCTGCCGCAGCTCGACACGCACGGCCTTGAGGTGATCGTGAACCGGGACTTCGCCGCAGGGCAGAGCACCTCGGTGCGGGCCGGACTGGAACATCGCGCCGATGCCGACGGCATCATGTATCTGCTTGGGGACCAGCCCCTGCTGAACGCGGACACCATCAACACGCTCATCGACTGTTTCCTGCGCGAGCGACCCTGGGCCGCCGTGCCGGTCCACCATGGTCAGCCCGGCAATCCGGTCATCATCGGGCGTCCGCTGATGGCGGATTTGGCCGCCCTCTGCGGCGACATCGGTGCGCGCCGCCTGCTGCGGCAGAGCCAGTTCGTACGGAGGGTCGAGGTCGACGACTCCGCGATCCTGCGGGACGTGGACACCATGGAGGATTACCTGGCGCTGCTTGCGACGGGGGAATCATGCCGGGACGAAATTTTCAGACCTTGA
- a CDS encoding molybdopterin-binding protein, whose amino-acid sequence MKTIAVEHAVGTVLCHDVTRIVPGGEKGPAFRRGHVVREEDIPALLDIGKANLYVFDPADGFVHEDTAAIRLARGAAGRGIVFSEPKEGKVTLSAAYDGLLSIDVDGLDRLNGIEDVSFGTIHRNQRVKAGRVLGGTRVIPLVVPEELLLEAEDVCRQHRPLIEVKPLKSAQVGVVTTGSEVYHGRIKDGFGPLLRAKFEDLGSSVIDQVFVSDQVDMTVDAIFSLVRQGADFIAVTGGMSVDPDDQTPAAIRKTGASVVSYGAPTYPGAMFMLAYLEGIPVLGLPGCVMYYKASIFDLIVPRILAGEKIERRDIIALGHGGFCENCVTCRYPACGFGK is encoded by the coding sequence ATGAAAACGATCGCGGTTGAACATGCGGTAGGAACAGTGCTTTGCCATGATGTCACCCGAATTGTGCCTGGCGGCGAGAAAGGACCGGCGTTCCGGCGAGGGCATGTCGTTCGGGAGGAGGATATTCCGGCGCTGCTCGATATCGGCAAGGCCAACCTGTATGTGTTTGATCCTGCCGATGGCTTTGTGCACGAGGACACAGCCGCCATCCGTCTGGCGCGAGGGGCGGCGGGCCGGGGGATTGTTTTCAGCGAACCAAAAGAGGGAAAGGTGACCCTGTCCGCGGCCTACGACGGCCTGCTGTCCATTGACGTGGACGGCCTTGACCGTCTGAACGGCATCGAGGACGTGAGCTTCGGGACCATCCACCGCAATCAACGCGTCAAGGCGGGCAGGGTCTTGGGCGGGACGCGGGTCATCCCGCTCGTTGTTCCGGAAGAGCTTTTGCTCGAAGCGGAAGACGTCTGCAGGCAGCATCGCCCCCTCATTGAAGTAAAGCCGCTCAAATCCGCACAGGTGGGAGTGGTGACCACGGGCAGCGAGGTCTATCATGGCCGGATCAAGGACGGCTTCGGCCCCCTGCTCCGGGCCAAGTTCGAGGACCTCGGCAGCTCCGTGATCGATCAGGTCTTTGTTTCGGATCAGGTGGACATGACGGTGGACGCCATCTTCTCGCTCGTGCGGCAGGGCGCGGACTTCATCGCGGTCACCGGCGGCATGTCCGTGGACCCGGACGACCAGACCCCCGCCGCGATCCGCAAAACCGGGGCTTCGGTCGTCTCCTACGGCGCGCCGACATATCCCGGAGCCATGTTCATGCTGGCCTACCTGGAAGGTATCCCCGTGCTCGGCCTGCCCGGCTGCGTCATGTACTACAAGGCCAGCATTTTCGATTTGATCGTGCCCCGCATTCTGGCCGGGGAGAAAATCGAGCGCCGCGACATCATCGCCCTCGGTCATGGCGGATTCTGCGAGAACTGCGTCACGTGCCGCTATCCCGCGTGCGGCTTCGGCAAATAA
- a CDS encoding DVU0524 family FlgM-associated protein: MTVNPFLVKSVMRTYDQHQEAGRRIARFKKYMDRGGQQDSVSISKEAKRRQLVEKVAGEIVDNLIGSDTANPVVREIKTQMAKEFGQDVLFRYPSDGSGLQILKKTDQGVAELTNGEKDAFMRRLWEVALTRVNETML, translated from the coding sequence GTGACAGTGAATCCCTTTCTCGTCAAAAGCGTGATGCGCACGTACGATCAGCACCAAGAAGCCGGTCGGCGTATCGCCAGGTTCAAAAAATACATGGACCGCGGCGGGCAGCAGGATTCCGTTTCCATTTCCAAGGAAGCCAAAAGGCGCCAGTTGGTTGAAAAAGTCGCAGGCGAAATCGTGGACAACCTCATTGGCTCGGACACCGCAAACCCGGTAGTCCGTGAAATCAAGACGCAGATGGCCAAGGAATTCGGACAGGACGTGCTTTTTAGGTATCCATCCGACGGAAGCGGCCTTCAAATACTGAAAAAAACAGACCAGGGTGTCGCGGAATTGACCAACGGCGAAAAGGATGCTTTCATGCGCCGTTTGTGGGAAGTTGCCTTGACCCGGGTCAACGAAACAATGCTCTAG
- the yqeB gene encoding selenium-dependent molybdenum cofactor biosynthesis protein YqeB produces the protein MQSLSERVIVIKSGGEMGTAVAWRLYQARLRRIVILETAHPLAVRRTVSFCEAVLDGECRVEGVRAVRTQRPDQVGEVWAQGALPVLIDPKWDSIPFIKPDVLVDAIIAKRNLGTRMTDSHLVIGLGPGFDAGTDVHTVIETNRGHDLGRIITQGAAAPNTGIPGAIGGYARERVLRAPVAGKLTWDCLLGDLVQAGQILGQVSGKPVVAEIAGLLRGQIRPNGHVPQGLKLGDIDPRGDAAFLHTISDKGRAIGGAVLESIMRAYN, from the coding sequence ATGCAAAGTTTGAGCGAGCGGGTCATCGTGATCAAGAGCGGCGGAGAGATGGGCACGGCCGTGGCCTGGCGATTGTACCAGGCCAGGCTGCGCCGCATCGTAATCCTGGAGACGGCGCATCCTTTGGCGGTGCGGAGGACGGTCAGCTTCTGCGAGGCGGTGCTCGACGGAGAATGCCGAGTCGAAGGAGTGCGGGCGGTGCGGACCCAGCGCCCCGATCAAGTCGGGGAGGTTTGGGCCCAAGGCGCCCTGCCCGTCCTGATCGACCCAAAGTGGGACAGCATCCCCTTCATCAAGCCGGACGTGCTTGTCGATGCCATCATCGCCAAACGGAACCTGGGCACCCGCATGACCGATTCACACCTGGTCATCGGCCTCGGCCCCGGTTTTGACGCCGGCACGGACGTGCACACCGTCATCGAAACAAACCGGGGCCATGATCTGGGACGCATCATCACCCAGGGCGCGGCAGCCCCCAACACGGGCATCCCCGGCGCCATCGGCGGCTACGCACGGGAACGTGTGCTGCGGGCTCCGGTGGCCGGAAAATTGACCTGGGACTGCTTGCTCGGGGATCTGGTGCAGGCGGGGCAGATCCTGGGCCAGGTCTCGGGGAAGCCTGTGGTGGCCGAAATCGCCGGGCTCCTGCGGGGTCAGATCAGGCCCAACGGTCATGTGCCGCAGGGCCTCAAGCTCGGCGACATCGACCCGCGTGGGGACGCCGCCTTTCTGCACACCATCTCGGACAAGGGCCGCGCCATTGGCGGGGCCGTGCTGGAATCCATCATGAGGGCCTACAATTGA
- the rpsB gene encoding 30S ribosomal protein S2, producing MAYVSMKQMLETGVHFGHQTRRWNPKMRPFIFGARKGIHIIDLQQTVKLYRKAHDFIADTVARGGKIIFVGTKRQAQDVIKTEAERCGMYHVTNRWLGGTLTNYQTIRTSITRLKKLEGMFEDGSVSRFLKKEVVRMEREVTKLNLTLGGIKDMEEPPAAAFIIDPHREEIAVKECRKLGIPIVAVVDTNCDPDLIDYIIPGNDDAIRAIKLFAGAMADACMEGAASTKDAPVEAKTNKVPEVELPVGSAEPESVDTDEEV from the coding sequence ATGGCTTATGTAAGTATGAAACAGATGCTGGAGACCGGAGTCCACTTCGGCCACCAGACCCGCCGCTGGAACCCCAAGATGCGCCCCTTCATTTTCGGCGCGCGCAAGGGCATCCACATCATCGACCTGCAGCAGACCGTGAAGCTGTACCGCAAGGCCCACGATTTCATCGCCGATACCGTGGCCCGCGGCGGAAAGATCATTTTTGTCGGCACCAAGCGCCAGGCGCAGGACGTGATCAAGACCGAAGCCGAGCGCTGCGGCATGTACCACGTCACCAACCGCTGGCTGGGCGGCACGCTGACCAACTACCAGACCATCCGCACCAGCATCACCCGCCTGAAAAAACTTGAAGGCATGTTCGAAGACGGCTCCGTCAGCCGCTTCCTGAAAAAAGAAGTCGTGCGCATGGAACGTGAAGTCACCAAGCTGAACCTGACGCTGGGCGGCATCAAGGACATGGAAGAACCGCCTGCGGCCGCCTTCATCATCGATCCGCACCGCGAAGAGATCGCCGTCAAGGAATGCCGCAAGCTGGGCATCCCGATCGTGGCAGTGGTCGACACCAACTGCGACCCCGACCTGATCGACTATATCATCCCGGGCAATGACGACGCCATCCGCGCCATCAAGCTCTTTGCCGGCGCAATGGCCGATGCCTGCATGGAAGGCGCCGCCAGCACCAAGGACGCTCCTGTCGAAGCCAAGACCAACAAGGTTCCCGAAGTCGAACTCCCTGTCGGTTCCGCAGAGCCGGAATCCGTAGATACAGACGAAGAGGTATAA
- the tsf gene encoding translation elongation factor Ts — MSITAAMVKDLRERTGVGMMDCKKALAECDGDEEKAIAWLREKGLSKAAKKAGRATSEGLVTVVVAADGKSAAMSELKCETDFVSKNEEFIALAEGLATLALEKKTDKVEDLPAEASDLTGLIGKIGENMQVGRLAYVSFSGEGAIGTYVHSTKKLGVLVELSGQVSPELAKDVAMQIAAANPLCVGPDQISAETLAQEKEIYLNQAKEEGKPAQIAEKIVEGRIRKFYQEVCLREQLFIKDDKKTIKDLLGKNAEIVRFFRFAIGA, encoded by the coding sequence ATGAGCATCACTGCAGCGATGGTTAAGGACCTGCGCGAACGCACCGGCGTAGGCATGATGGATTGCAAAAAAGCACTGGCCGAATGCGATGGCGATGAAGAAAAAGCCATTGCCTGGTTGCGCGAAAAAGGGCTGTCCAAGGCTGCCAAAAAAGCCGGTCGGGCCACCTCCGAAGGTCTGGTGACCGTTGTCGTCGCAGCCGACGGCAAATCCGCGGCCATGAGCGAACTCAAGTGTGAGACCGACTTCGTGTCCAAGAACGAGGAATTCATCGCCCTGGCCGAAGGCCTGGCCACCCTCGCCCTGGAAAAGAAGACCGACAAGGTGGAAGACCTGCCTGCCGAAGCATCCGACCTGACCGGCCTCATCGGCAAGATCGGCGAGAACATGCAGGTCGGCCGCCTGGCTTACGTGTCCTTCTCCGGTGAAGGCGCCATCGGTACCTACGTCCATTCCACCAAGAAGCTCGGCGTCCTGGTCGAACTGTCCGGTCAGGTTAGCCCTGAACTGGCCAAAGATGTGGCCATGCAGATCGCGGCTGCCAATCCCCTTTGCGTCGGCCCGGATCAGATCTCGGCCGAAACCCTGGCCCAGGAAAAGGAAATCTACCTGAACCAGGCCAAGGAAGAGGGCAAGCCGGCCCAGATCGCCGAAAAGATCGTTGAGGGACGCATCCGCAAATTCTACCAGGAAGTCTGTCTGCGCGAGCAGCTCTTCATCAAAGACGACAAGAAGACCATCAAGGATCTTCTTGGAAAAAACGCCGAGATTGTCCGGTTCTTCCGGTTCGCCATCGGCGCATAA